In Salinigranum rubrum, one genomic interval encodes:
- a CDS encoding AAA family ATPase encodes MVSRYSEAALDVDANRWYCTKFFAEYYRSDVDWEGVRSRHEQTAEVVKNLLSAYTQAGVFSDDELTALKSAVQIPSTVGKERTIEQIRDTQGDPQLIEKAIELLEKYDETGIVGGTAYPASVPDSETEDQLLSIFEKLLDSDSSDSELDEEVEALLSLSLKNVSLGTLTPVLSLLYPTRYPIINEQTRTTLRVCLDIHLSDYLEAVSIFQNVRRDFDFEPHLRHLDFFCYWANEQTDVTRWFEENNIAGRDVWQLNAGHQNDGGPEALWPAWKEQGVCSIGWDIGDLSELDAEEIEEATEDTKSQEAGDYLRRFKNDLSSGALVLAKDGDTLLGIGVLQNPGYQYSPGFLNQHVPDVSVSHPHIRPVDWIAVPHADHPPTGEWDIETGLLARKTLVRTKAFEAIRYTLAKQEPELLPNLIDIERNVSNPGEHVLVKEYQDQTPIDEEPVSETAPYYWVVQNNNPEEIENEYLQAERDNHPHHDLRKLTPGDTIFNFRKGEILGHSIVAADPYVIEEDETEFIRVDVSFHAYSNPVQFGEVFAYLNRDDVRLDKYYPIYHSGVNQKYLFNLSADAGEYLLKKGNRQRDRERLEQRLSIPQMEPTLPTNLYFPPEQARQLRSQITAAINSGKHVVFTGPPGTGKSKLAESLCEQAVSMSPVDDWKFTTATAEWTAYDTVGGYMPSREGDTDALEFSPGQFLQCFRDRDGTVVNRWLIIDELNRSDIDKAFGQLFSVLAGDSVELPYERNGDEGGPVQIEWVDQDEVKAARDRIATDPNRYPITPAWRLIGTMNTADKASLYEMSYAFMRRFAFIHVGIPRIKTEDGHANQWMLDPGYNTSERDPQNYAAAWLESVNGSTREQLRETLSTVAPQLTVLWANLDGERAIGPAIIHDIVSYIAAYDSEADTGAALTDAVIALVFPQLEGMRPEQQRTLIQGLDTARRCVEHPLRTDEEGNQTPAIIPDAPRAPGLETNRLYRTAEDMFGIEILNDEDES; translated from the coding sequence ATGGTCTCTCGATATTCGGAAGCTGCTCTTGATGTCGATGCTAACCGGTGGTACTGCACGAAATTTTTCGCTGAATACTACCGCTCGGACGTTGATTGGGAGGGTGTCAGATCGAGGCACGAGCAGACTGCAGAGGTCGTTAAAAATCTCTTATCCGCATATACTCAAGCAGGGGTGTTTTCAGACGATGAACTCACCGCCCTGAAATCGGCTGTACAGATACCAAGTACCGTCGGAAAGGAGAGAACGATTGAACAAATTCGAGATACACAAGGAGATCCTCAACTGATTGAGAAAGCCATCGAACTCCTCGAGAAATATGATGAAACTGGGATTGTTGGTGGCACCGCTTATCCGGCTAGCGTTCCTGATTCAGAAACAGAGGACCAACTGCTGTCCATCTTTGAGAAACTTCTTGATTCAGATTCGTCGGATTCTGAATTAGATGAGGAGGTTGAAGCCCTACTTAGTCTTTCTCTGAAGAACGTCAGCCTGGGTACTTTGACACCAGTACTCAGTCTACTTTACCCAACGCGATATCCGATCATCAACGAACAAACTCGGACAACACTACGTGTGTGTCTAGATATCCATTTATCTGATTATCTCGAAGCGGTCTCCATTTTTCAGAATGTTCGACGAGATTTCGATTTCGAACCCCATCTACGCCATTTAGATTTCTTTTGCTACTGGGCTAATGAACAAACTGACGTCACACGGTGGTTTGAGGAGAACAATATTGCTGGACGCGATGTTTGGCAACTGAACGCCGGGCATCAAAATGATGGAGGTCCCGAAGCTCTTTGGCCAGCATGGAAGGAGCAGGGTGTTTGTTCAATCGGATGGGACATTGGTGATCTTTCGGAACTTGATGCCGAAGAAATTGAAGAAGCAACTGAAGATACTAAGAGTCAAGAAGCAGGCGACTATCTACGCCGATTTAAAAACGACCTGTCCTCTGGAGCGCTTGTACTGGCGAAAGATGGCGACACACTCCTCGGAATTGGAGTGCTGCAGAACCCCGGCTACCAGTATTCTCCTGGATTTCTAAATCAACACGTACCAGATGTATCTGTCAGCCACCCTCATATTCGTCCAGTTGATTGGATTGCAGTCCCCCATGCAGATCATCCTCCAACTGGGGAGTGGGACATTGAAACTGGACTACTTGCACGGAAGACGCTCGTCCGAACGAAAGCGTTTGAAGCAATTCGATATACCCTCGCGAAACAAGAGCCAGAACTGCTCCCCAACTTAATTGATATTGAACGGAACGTGTCCAATCCCGGAGAACACGTACTGGTAAAAGAGTATCAAGATCAAACGCCTATTGACGAAGAACCAGTATCAGAAACTGCACCGTATTACTGGGTCGTTCAAAACAACAATCCCGAAGAAATCGAGAATGAATATCTACAGGCAGAACGTGATAACCATCCCCATCACGATCTGCGAAAATTAACACCGGGCGATACGATATTCAATTTCCGAAAGGGAGAGATCCTTGGACATTCAATTGTTGCTGCAGACCCGTATGTCATCGAGGAAGACGAGACGGAATTCATACGAGTTGATGTTAGCTTTCATGCCTACTCGAATCCGGTGCAGTTTGGGGAGGTATTTGCGTACTTGAACAGAGACGACGTTCGTTTGGATAAGTACTATCCGATTTACCATTCTGGTGTAAATCAAAAATACCTGTTCAACTTAAGTGCTGATGCTGGAGAATACCTTCTCAAAAAGGGGAATCGTCAGCGTGATCGGGAGCGTCTCGAACAGCGTCTATCAATTCCTCAGATGGAACCAACTCTCCCCACCAATCTCTATTTCCCGCCCGAGCAAGCACGACAGCTTCGGTCCCAGATTACAGCAGCCATCAATTCGGGAAAACATGTTGTCTTTACTGGTCCACCGGGAACAGGGAAATCGAAACTTGCCGAGTCGCTCTGCGAGCAAGCTGTTTCCATGAGCCCTGTAGACGATTGGAAATTCACAACGGCGACTGCGGAGTGGACCGCCTATGATACTGTTGGCGGCTATATGCCAAGCCGTGAGGGTGACACCGATGCCCTTGAATTTTCGCCAGGCCAATTCCTCCAGTGTTTCCGCGACCGAGATGGAACAGTAGTGAATCGATGGCTAATTATTGATGAGCTGAACCGGTCTGATATTGACAAAGCGTTCGGGCAACTGTTCTCCGTACTTGCTGGTGATTCTGTCGAGCTTCCATACGAGAGAAACGGCGACGAGGGAGGGCCGGTACAGATCGAGTGGGTCGACCAGGATGAAGTGAAAGCAGCCCGTGATCGAATCGCTACTGACCCAAACAGATATCCAATCACGCCGGCATGGAGATTGATTGGCACGATGAACACCGCTGACAAGGCTTCGCTCTATGAGATGTCGTATGCTTTCATGAGACGGTTTGCGTTTATTCATGTTGGAATTCCTCGAATCAAAACCGAAGATGGTCACGCGAATCAGTGGATGCTTGATCCGGGCTATAACACATCTGAACGAGATCCACAGAATTACGCTGCGGCATGGCTCGAGAGTGTAAATGGAAGCACCCGAGAACAGCTCCGAGAGACCCTATCAACCGTTGCACCTCAGCTTACGGTTCTATGGGCGAATCTGGATGGTGAGAGAGCGATTGGACCCGCAATTATCCACGACATCGTCTCGTATATTGCTGCGTACGATTCGGAAGCAGACACTGGGGCCGCGCTCACTGATGCAGTGATCGCACTCGTGTTCCCACAGCTTGAGGGGATGAGGCCCGAACAACAACGGACACTGATTCAAGGACTGGATACTGCACGACGGTGTGTTGAACATCCTCTGAGAACAGACGAGGAAGGAAACCAGACACCTGCGATTATTCCGGATGCTCCACGAGCACCGGGACTTGAGACTAACCGACTCTATCGTACCGCTGAAGACATGTTCGGGATTGAGATTCTAAATGACGAAGACGAGTCGTAA
- a CDS encoding GIY-YIG nuclease family protein, with protein sequence MTASKADLWTTWLDDTLLEDIRDPSQPDPVPFLTTVDEELATTNALDSYRYGKNDGEYLYLIYLADGPINTPSDITPVYVGESRNIGSRIYQHYKKIDEALPVDDWEDDGSWGSFSKYDHIAAVREAAHSQLYVWILDVETLDACPYGVETYRQELEAKLIGFIYAHPEYRRTMTNREFVPNQVLHEIGLAGHNWLTAESRKQGTADVPPRYDLLTDHDSKAELWTHWLKRYVYPDFVDESTVDPIPLFETDDQLQVALTDSSRLKRSDAIDERIRTEGRKCVHSGGVRDAGYEGLLYLMFQLVDTDGRDRLTIVPRYIGKAEAYGKKNELSANFTEIAAERSSTRSFARWGDGNYWHVGELSMALFEDDTRKVPWASELFEQGTHRLKEPVYLWVKAWNQELHTGPYGYDAYLAEVEPQLIGVAQAAFPDRLLNKSDVPDDAPIKTTEFSFEAVR encoded by the coding sequence ATGACTGCCTCGAAGGCTGATTTGTGGACTACCTGGCTTGATGATACTCTCCTTGAAGATATTCGTGACCCGAGCCAGCCGGATCCCGTTCCCTTTCTCACTACCGTTGATGAAGAACTTGCAACCACCAATGCGCTCGATAGCTATCGGTACGGCAAGAACGACGGCGAATATCTGTATCTGATTTACTTAGCGGATGGGCCAATCAATACTCCCTCAGATATCACTCCCGTGTACGTCGGCGAATCCCGAAATATCGGGTCTCGAATCTACCAGCACTACAAGAAAATCGATGAAGCTCTCCCGGTTGACGACTGGGAAGACGACGGTTCGTGGGGAAGCTTCTCGAAATACGACCACATTGCGGCGGTTCGCGAGGCGGCTCACTCACAACTCTACGTCTGGATTCTGGACGTCGAGACGCTCGATGCGTGTCCATACGGTGTGGAAACCTATCGGCAGGAGCTCGAGGCGAAACTGATTGGATTCATCTATGCACACCCGGAGTATCGGCGGACCATGACTAACCGAGAGTTCGTGCCGAATCAAGTCCTTCACGAAATCGGACTCGCTGGCCACAATTGGCTCACGGCTGAATCAAGAAAACAAGGGACAGCAGACGTACCTCCTCGATATGATCTTCTCACTGATCATGACTCGAAAGCCGAACTGTGGACCCACTGGCTCAAGAGATATGTCTACCCGGACTTTGTAGACGAATCGACGGTTGACCCGATACCACTATTCGAGACCGATGACCAGCTGCAGGTTGCGCTCACTGACTCTAGTCGCCTCAAACGCTCTGATGCCATCGACGAGCGGATTCGCACAGAGGGACGAAAATGCGTTCACTCCGGTGGGGTCAGGGATGCCGGATATGAGGGGTTACTCTATCTCATGTTCCAGCTCGTCGATACCGACGGGAGAGACCGACTAACGATAGTCCCGCGTTATATTGGAAAGGCGGAAGCGTACGGGAAAAAGAACGAACTGAGTGCGAATTTCACAGAAATTGCTGCTGAACGGTCGAGTACCCGGAGCTTCGCTCGGTGGGGCGATGGGAATTACTGGCACGTCGGCGAGCTCTCGATGGCGCTGTTCGAAGATGATACGCGGAAGGTACCATGGGCGAGCGAACTGTTTGAGCAGGGCACACATCGCCTCAAAGAGCCAGTGTATCTCTGGGTGAAGGCGTGGAACCAGGAGCTGCATACCGGGCCGTACGGCTACGATGCGTATCTCGCCGAGGTCGAGCCACAGCTGATCGGCGTTGCTCAGGCCGCATTTCCGGATCGATTACTGAACAAGAGCGATGTCCCCGACGACGCACCGATTAAGACAACCGAATTCTCCTTCGAGGCAGTCCGATGA
- a CDS encoding transcriptional regulator: MTRAVILDQFACDVADVIPQIDATAEHHRWQPGIGAFDEEDQVDRLVERLGQQSTSYDVTETEVPYPNSGQRCDILLESDGSKIPVEAKLLRFYRDNGDIEPAAYSTVYSPFSNSLVADAKKLAESGFETGGGLLGLYYEPADGPFPLMDATKLAEKVVRDVAYWYDLPLKTRTIAEFTGLRHPVHQQGFVITWELTE, translated from the coding sequence ATGACTAGGGCAGTGATTCTTGACCAGTTTGCATGCGATGTTGCCGACGTCATTCCACAGATCGACGCAACAGCTGAACACCATCGATGGCAGCCTGGTATCGGTGCGTTTGATGAAGAAGACCAGGTAGATCGGCTCGTTGAACGACTTGGACAGCAGTCTACCTCGTATGATGTCACGGAGACTGAGGTCCCCTACCCAAACAGCGGACAGCGATGTGACATTCTCCTCGAGAGCGATGGGTCGAAGATTCCGGTTGAAGCGAAGCTGCTTCGATTCTATCGCGACAACGGTGACATTGAACCGGCAGCCTATTCAACGGTCTACAGTCCGTTCTCGAATTCGCTTGTTGCTGACGCAAAGAAGCTCGCTGAAAGCGGATTCGAGACCGGAGGCGGACTTCTTGGGCTCTACTACGAGCCGGCTGATGGGCCGTTCCCACTGATGGACGCCACGAAACTGGCAGAGAAGGTTGTGAGAGATGTGGCGTACTGGTACGATTTGCCACTCAAAACCCGAACTATCGCTGAGTTCACGGGATTACGTCACCCAGTCCATCAGCAGGGTTTCGTCATCACCTGGGAGCTCACAGAATAA
- a CDS encoding DUF6166 domain-containing protein, with protein sequence MKTDPTDYPRTDVQTASDPSPMNKAPVEYVGMRVDGRPVILNLTEHERLVPDRSLDLIRQSRPRFEWGDTGSGSAQLACGLLLDYYDDEAVASQHYIQFRDDVVSQLECSGPANCWHLTGDDIEAAFAGVNKHEALTPDGGTPTPSLPVNWSAVNRSERTVFQRRDIDHYVVLGEGTEEWLLLLCAQGDRAYPVPLDIRTVPIEEDPAPAVQELVVESNDLVEPEA encoded by the coding sequence ATGAAGACAGATCCGACCGACTATCCCAGAACAGACGTACAGACTGCGAGCGACCCCAGCCCGATGAACAAAGCCCCTGTCGAGTATGTAGGGATGCGCGTCGATGGCAGACCGGTCATACTCAATCTCACTGAACACGAGCGACTTGTCCCCGATCGAAGCCTCGATCTCATACGACAGAGTAGGCCGAGATTCGAGTGGGGCGACACTGGCAGCGGTTCGGCACAGCTCGCCTGCGGACTCCTCCTCGATTACTACGACGACGAAGCCGTTGCCTCCCAGCACTACATCCAGTTCCGCGATGACGTGGTGAGCCAACTGGAGTGCAGTGGACCAGCCAATTGCTGGCATCTCACCGGCGATGACATCGAGGCCGCATTCGCGGGCGTCAACAAGCACGAAGCACTCACGCCGGATGGTGGAACGCCAACCCCTTCACTTCCAGTAAACTGGAGTGCCGTGAATCGGTCAGAACGGACAGTCTTCCAGCGGCGAGACATCGACCACTACGTCGTCCTCGGTGAAGGGACCGAGGAGTGGCTGCTCCTGCTCTGTGCGCAGGGCGACCGTGCGTATCCGGTCCCACTCGACATACGTACCGTTCCGATTGAGGAGGATCCTGCTCCCGCCGTGCAGGAACTCGTTGTTGAGAGCAACGACCTCGTCGAGCCGGAGGCATGA
- a CDS encoding DUF7389 domain-containing protein, with amino-acid sequence MPEPTQQSRTNAESTENSKQQAPTEYVERSDVGVSLTVKLKRGTGTRDQDEVIAKAKGKTLEDAREDMESLRGYIHDLAEDARQIQPGKTTSSEQVRSISPL; translated from the coding sequence ATGCCAGAACCCACCCAGCAGTCCCGTACGAACGCAGAATCGACCGAGAACAGTAAGCAACAGGCACCAACCGAGTACGTCGAACGAAGCGATGTCGGGGTCTCCCTCACCGTGAAGCTCAAGCGTGGAACTGGTACCAGGGATCAGGATGAGGTGATCGCGAAAGCGAAAGGCAAGACGCTCGAGGATGCCCGAGAGGATATGGAATCCCTTCGGGGATACATCCACGATCTCGCCGAAGACGCCCGCCAGATCCAACCGGGGAAGACGACGAGTAGCGAGCAGGTGCGGTCTATTTCGCCTCTGTGA
- a CDS encoding DUF6166 domain-containing protein translates to MSWTSDSHPSGASHTSDKTDVVYVGYRQRGRAIIEKYPGREPLTPDRSLDLANHSPSGFEWGYTGSGPAQLALALLLDYTDDEDVALAEYMAFKNEVVSRLECSGPEQRWRLTGCEIDAALRETVDEPVAPSVN, encoded by the coding sequence ATGAGTTGGACAAGTGATTCACATCCATCTGGAGCGTCACACACTTCGGATAAGACCGACGTCGTCTACGTCGGCTACCGACAGCGAGGCCGCGCAATCATCGAAAAGTATCCTGGCCGTGAACCACTGACCCCAGATCGGAGTCTCGATCTGGCGAACCACAGTCCCTCGGGCTTCGAATGGGGGTACACGGGGAGTGGCCCAGCGCAACTCGCGCTCGCCCTCCTGCTCGATTACACCGACGACGAGGACGTCGCACTGGCGGAGTACATGGCGTTCAAGAACGAAGTCGTGAGCCGATTGGAGTGTAGTGGTCCCGAACAGCGCTGGCGACTCACCGGGTGTGAGATAGATGCGGCCCTTCGTGAGACAGTCGATGAACCAGTCGCACCGTCCGTCAACTAA
- a CDS encoding DUF7567 family protein, which produces MSLEVLNRHSEALFEFLWCPVCGHEVFSHIPFEGVFCKHCNTQVELQESQEDRGYEEAVLICFDTDTTWNLHVDEKLRRDLPDGSARVKILGAPGAYEVDWWSPEPSDDWEPVERGEFNDMEEPAEVSHLA; this is translated from the coding sequence ATGAGCCTCGAAGTACTCAACCGTCACAGTGAGGCACTGTTCGAGTTCCTCTGGTGTCCTGTCTGCGGACACGAGGTGTTCAGCCACATCCCCTTCGAGGGCGTGTTCTGCAAGCACTGCAACACACAGGTGGAACTCCAAGAGTCGCAAGAGGATCGTGGCTACGAGGAAGCGGTCCTCATCTGCTTCGATACCGACACGACCTGGAATCTACATGTCGACGAAAAACTTCGTCGTGACCTGCCTGACGGGTCGGCTCGGGTGAAGATTCTCGGCGCACCGGGTGCCTACGAGGTCGACTGGTGGAGTCCGGAACCCAGCGACGACTGGGAGCCGGTCGAGCGCGGTGAATTCAACGACATGGAAGAACCTGCTGAGGTGTCTCACTTGGCGTAA
- a CDS encoding DUF7568 family protein: MPRITNWRLENRTPTLEYRNTETGARAVLHRAPDSYRYKWRGAILVDGYPVWSRGYETKGATAFRNALRDRPAPELSCPECLNGDVVVRGKTADREKVQRWFECRNCGYEAASEIVYGAER, encoded by the coding sequence ATGCCCCGGATTACGAACTGGCGACTGGAAAATCGTACGCCTACACTCGAGTATCGGAATACTGAGACCGGTGCCCGAGCCGTTTTGCATCGAGCCCCGGACTCCTACCGGTACAAATGGCGTGGGGCGATCCTCGTCGACGGCTACCCGGTCTGGTCGCGAGGGTATGAGACAAAGGGCGCGACGGCGTTTCGGAACGCGCTCCGTGACAGACCAGCACCCGAACTGAGTTGTCCGGAGTGTCTAAACGGCGACGTGGTCGTCAGAGGGAAAACGGCTGACCGCGAGAAAGTTCAGCGCTGGTTCGAGTGTCGGAACTGTGGATACGAAGCAGCCTCAGAGATCGTATACGGCGCCGAGCGCTAA
- a CDS encoding DUF6735 family protein, whose product MGHRALVAYERTDGQYTLHYSHWGAANLKLKRRISAESPFGGDDTDSKWAKQLLAELADGLEADAVDGYLAGEDRPSTVVEPKPRATGLTLDEIVADHLDYLHHEAFFVVSTTFEVTAYRTLWFGLQYDSETVEQGETVGNGALATVRWYDGEPVGDGHLQGQFAALKDVVGDMLDKGVFTPSTARQYLKRKLAERVGDRQELLIPTGESPFEKASLNHS is encoded by the coding sequence ATGGGACATCGCGCACTTGTTGCGTACGAACGCACAGACGGACAGTACACGCTCCACTACAGCCATTGGGGTGCAGCAAACCTCAAGCTCAAGCGCCGAATTTCGGCTGAATCGCCGTTCGGTGGCGACGACACCGACTCCAAGTGGGCGAAACAGCTCCTCGCAGAGTTGGCCGATGGCCTCGAGGCAGATGCCGTCGACGGCTACCTCGCTGGCGAGGATCGACCGTCGACGGTCGTCGAGCCGAAACCCCGCGCCACCGGGCTCACCCTCGACGAGATCGTCGCGGACCATCTCGACTACCTCCACCACGAGGCGTTCTTCGTGGTGTCGACGACGTTTGAGGTGACCGCCTATCGGACGCTGTGGTTCGGGCTCCAGTACGACTCGGAGACGGTCGAACAGGGAGAGACAGTCGGGAACGGCGCGCTCGCGACGGTGCGCTGGTACGACGGCGAGCCGGTCGGCGACGGCCACCTGCAGGGCCAGTTCGCGGCCCTCAAAGACGTCGTCGGCGATATGCTCGACAAGGGCGTCTTCACGCCGTCGACGGCGAGACAGTACCTGAAACGGAAGCTGGCCGAGCGAGTCGGAGACCGACAGGAGCTGCTCATTCCGACCGGAGAGTCACCCTTCGAGAAGGCGAGCCTGAACCACTCCTAG
- a CDS encoding DUF1889 family protein, whose translation MSQNDRTSWFIDSEGPNEEAVELAFAWVQQLGEQHEEKRDAVLAVNTKKQLDGVVSTVIGDQAAKALNKKKPVGVGEAEIQLMTKRIDPSGWQSGPVLAIYPDKDLLDKIDGMYGVTDVLVVPWSKDTVQFWIDTWGASALQSDASGDAPEIDNPVAKEAVDTLDALVNTSTGITHSSDRATCIEIFKTLHSNGISFDPEAIRAWLVAEKGWDPDYADDVKEVAEGVQTGKRFQYDSGRLSNDIMNQWKDAANVN comes from the coding sequence ATGAGTCAAAACGACAGGACATCTTGGTTCATCGATTCCGAGGGGCCAAATGAGGAGGCTGTCGAACTGGCCTTTGCGTGGGTGCAACAGCTCGGTGAGCAGCATGAAGAGAAACGAGATGCTGTCTTGGCAGTAAACACGAAAAAGCAGCTGGACGGTGTCGTATCTACTGTGATCGGTGACCAGGCAGCAAAGGCGTTGAATAAAAAGAAGCCGGTCGGCGTCGGTGAAGCAGAGATCCAGCTGATGACGAAACGGATTGATCCATCAGGGTGGCAAAGCGGTCCTGTCCTTGCTATCTACCCAGACAAAGACCTGCTGGACAAGATTGACGGAATGTATGGTGTGACCGATGTGCTCGTCGTGCCTTGGTCGAAGGACACCGTCCAGTTCTGGATCGATACCTGGGGCGCGTCAGCACTCCAATCAGATGCGAGTGGCGATGCACCAGAAATCGATAATCCGGTCGCCAAGGAAGCTGTCGACACGCTCGATGCATTGGTCAACACCTCGACTGGGATCACGCATTCGTCAGATCGTGCTACCTGTATCGAGATCTTCAAAACCCTCCATAGCAACGGCATCAGCTTCGATCCTGAAGCAATCAGAGCCTGGTTAGTCGCTGAAAAAGGCTGGGACCCGGATTATGCCGATGACGTAAAAGAGGTCGCCGAAGGCGTCCAAACGGGGAAACGCTTCCAGTACGACTCTGGCCGTCTTAGCAACGACATTATGAACCAGTGGAAAGACGCCGCAAATGTTAATTAA
- a CDS encoding biosurfactant protein 1 → MHNRYSDFEELRPTGEASHIPDQRLDDGCEGDTRRQRVATTTGGYPDKPSTTDGECRSCGASVPDGQTKCRFCLTNHLGSEATSTDESASTTYLGIVHLVVESATFYGAVAKGGAAAKLLTANDAESAVDDYTLIYDLDEAPARQLAEQWPSLPDAVQVSSEEGERLLSAARDRTGWHGQGASERQEQASTRLYDQRGNGIHDASRLTEVLDDADDAVWVVPAMALTESTGESATDRQVSSVPTTQELDCQSCGRATDHRFKTHESIPDEAWTGQPIWECRVCGSARYGPSLK, encoded by the coding sequence ATGCACAACAGATATTCTGACTTTGAGGAACTGCGGCCGACCGGCGAGGCGTCCCACATTCCAGACCAGAGGCTGGACGACGGGTGTGAGGGTGACACCCGGCGGCAACGCGTCGCGACGACCACGGGTGGCTACCCTGACAAGCCGTCGACCACCGACGGCGAGTGCCGGTCCTGTGGGGCGTCAGTCCCAGACGGGCAGACGAAATGCCGGTTCTGTCTTACCAACCATCTCGGTAGTGAGGCCACCAGCACGGACGAGTCAGCGTCGACGACGTACCTCGGTATCGTCCACCTGGTCGTCGAGTCGGCCACGTTCTACGGCGCCGTCGCGAAGGGTGGCGCCGCGGCGAAGCTCCTCACTGCCAACGACGCGGAGTCGGCCGTCGACGACTACACGCTCATCTACGATCTCGACGAGGCGCCGGCGCGCCAGCTAGCCGAGCAATGGCCCTCACTCCCCGATGCGGTACAGGTCTCGTCAGAGGAGGGAGAGCGGCTTCTCAGTGCCGCCCGTGACCGGACTGGGTGGCACGGGCAGGGAGCGTCCGAGCGCCAAGAGCAGGCCTCGACGCGGCTCTACGACCAGCGAGGGAACGGCATCCACGACGCGTCGCGTCTCACTGAGGTCCTCGACGACGCCGACGACGCGGTGTGGGTGGTTCCTGCGATGGCGTTGACCGAATCCACAGGCGAGAGTGCGACTGATCGTCAGGTGTCGTCGGTACCGACGACTCAGGAACTCGACTGTCAGAGCTGTGGACGGGCAACCGACCATCGGTTCAAGACCCATGAATCGATCCCAGATGAGGCGTGGACGGGCCAACCGATCTGGGAGTGCCGGGTGTGTGGCTCGGCTCGCTACGGGCCCAGTCTCAAGTAG
- a CDS encoding DUF7342 family protein, whose protein sequence is MSESPRNGVQSWTESMSARDRIRAVAETLREPRSVNWISEQAAAAWSTTNEELQDLVDQGQLRRVEAGETTRYQPDYTRLLFEEIRTLIEENTREELRNELAAITEEIEEWQATYDVETWEDLEQSLADGDLTSVELRERRDVIAFWRENEEDRRLIKHALELYSDVEAAREQMTDVADRATS, encoded by the coding sequence ATGTCGGAATCCCCACGGAATGGCGTCCAGTCGTGGACTGAGTCGATGAGCGCTCGCGACCGTATTCGAGCCGTCGCCGAGACGCTTCGTGAACCCCGGTCGGTTAACTGGATCAGCGAGCAGGCCGCCGCCGCCTGGAGCACGACCAACGAGGAGCTCCAGGACCTCGTCGACCAAGGCCAGCTGCGCCGCGTCGAGGCCGGCGAGACGACGCGCTACCAGCCGGACTACACGCGACTGCTCTTCGAGGAAATCCGCACGCTCATCGAGGAGAACACGCGCGAGGAGTTGCGGAACGAATTGGCCGCGATTACCGAGGAGATTGAGGAGTGGCAGGCGACCTACGACGTCGAGACGTGGGAGGACCTCGAACAGTCGCTCGCCGACGGCGACCTCACAAGTGTCGAGCTCCGAGAACGGCGTGACGTCATCGCGTTCTGGCGCGAGAACGAGGAGGATCGCCGCCTCATCAAACACGCACTGGAACTCTATTCGGATGTGGAAGCCGCCCGCGAACAGATGACCGACGTAGCTGACCGCGCCACGAGCTAA